The nucleotide sequence GTAATATTATTTTTTGCACCTTTAAGAAGCACATTATATATacattatatataaaataaaccAGTAATTCAACCTTGAATTGTCTTTCTCGTAATAAATATAACTACGAAATTTGTTAAGCACATTCATACACtataaagaaattaaatttgTGCAAAATTGGTGCCAGAGCCTTCACTTATATACAGTAATATACAATAAATAATTCAGTGCAAGCACAGATGAAACAAACCAACAGTGGTACTGTAGCACAAAGGGAATGTTCAGACAGTTATTTGAGCTGCATTGTTTCGACTAATGCAACAATACAGAATCCAGTTTACAGCAGTAGCAATGGGATATGGCGAATGTCACTGGATGATGCGGAGAGAGCAAGGGGCAGGCAACAGTTTAGCAACTTCACTGCCTGAGGATCCAGACTATGGGCCGGTCTGGTGGTTCTGGCTCTCCTGGGCCTTCTACCTGAAGGCAGCAAGTGGAGCAGGTGATGTGCCGGGTGGTGGTGATCACACATGATGTGTACTCTCCTCGGGTTGTGGTGGTGTTGATGGTACTAATCTCTAGAGAAGTAGTCCCAATGAccatttcctgctgtttttaccAGCCACTGTAGTGCCTGTTGATCAGCCTTTGTGCAGCTGGAAAACCACACCAAAAATCCATGTTAGGACACGACTGATGGCACAGTTGGAGAAGTTCACCATCAGCTGCTTTGGGATTTGGGCACCCCTCAACTTCTGTAGGTAGTACAGATGTACAGATGTTGCTGTGCTTTCCCCAAAACTGAGGAGGTGTTGAAGCTCCAGGACAGGTCCTCCGATATGGTCTCTCCCAGATATTTTGAGTTTGACGCTCCACCGCCTGACTTTGAAAGAAGAGTAGAGAGTGGTTTTCTTGCACATTTCTGCGAACAATGGGCTCtgtgcacagctccattacttcctgaagttcagacaacacctttatttcctgtgtttcttgatgggatgaactgattaatccaggtgtgtgtggCCTCAGTAAATGGTTAGACACACCTGGATttatcagttcatcctatcatgaaacacaggaaataaaggtgctgcctgaacttcaggaaggaATGGAGCTGTGCGTGTAGCCCATagtttctttggttttcttgatgtttaaaatgtgttacCTTTTGGGACCACTAAATGTACAGACAAACCTCAATTACTGCTATATTTGACTGAGGGAGCACAAAAAAATGATGTGATCTATAGTTTGTAGAACGGTAACTGCCCTCCTTAAAGTCCATCTTGAACTGTTTTCCTCCTGAACCTTCCTGCTCAGACTTATTGACGCTTGTTTATGACACTAACTGACATTCCTGCAGACCCACATCAGCTGTTtgtcagcctctctctctcttgcgctctcttcctccgtctctctctctttctcttcctccctctctctttctctttctccctctctgccccccccatGTCTGTCTGTATCCACGCCCCCTGGGACTGCTCGCTCTCTAATATAGATGGTAAGAACGGCGTCCTGCTCAGCGTGTCACGTCATTTGTCACGCCATCGTGCGCATGCTCGCacatcatctttttgttttcatcactgtttcattttctctttgtctttgtgatGATTGCTGTCTtggttatctttttttttttggggggggggttgaccAGATAACTGCCACCAATAAcaatcagccaaaacattatgaccactgacagaTGAAAGTATGAAAGTTTAATCCTGAAAGCTGGTCCTCCCTCCACGTGCATGTCTCTGACGAGCAGCTCTTTCCTCAGTATTTGACCATGTGTTTTTGAAGTCTTTTGAACATGCTGGATTTATTTTTGGATGTATTGTACAAACATTGCACTTGAATTATTAGCATTTTTCAAACCTTTATCTGGAAATAACTTACTCGTTTTCAACTGGTTTCAGATATGTCCTGAAATAGTTTTACATGAATTTGCACCTTCTTCTTACtggtgtttttttaagtttacaGAGTGGACCTGTTTAAGGTATATCCATATTGTCCTGAGAATTATGGGACGTGCAGAACAATTGgatttttctcttgaaaacctCCAGGACCTCATCCAGAAGAGAGACTGGTTGTGAAGTTGTTGGACTTTCAGTCCGACGATCCATTGTTGAAGCCTCACATTATTCCCTGTGGACAGGCCTCAAGTTCCCCCAGCAGTCCAACCTTTAACTGGTTCTTTTCCCTTTTTACAATGGTGtatcctcttttctttcacattgcagcttttttctttcacattgcAGCTCTTTTTCGCCCTTCTTAATTTTTCTACACTTGCAGGACTCAGAAAGTTGCTCAGAAAGTAGCACCAGCACAGTATCAGTGGTCATAGTATTCTGGTGGTTTTTGGTGTAACTTGGTCTCACTTCTGGAGGTGTCTGCTGCAGTCTTCTGACTTCCACATGTCTTCAGGAGTTCAACACATCTGGCTCCAGTAACACGGACACAGGAAAGGCCTCAGGCAGCCTGGAGACCAAGTACAATATGAAAGACCTGGGCCTGAGTGTCAACCAGAAGTGGAACACAGACAACACACTGGCTACTGAGGTCACTGTGGAGGACCAGGTCTGCGCCACCCATTGTCGCAATCCGTTTGCTTACAAGACTCCCAGGATTCTAACTgtctgatttttcctgcagctggCTCAGGGACTGAAGGTCGCTTTGGACACATCTTTTGTACCAAACACAGGGTAAGACATCTTTATTTAACTGTGACATaagtaatgaaaaataaaatttaaaaaaccatAAACGTACACATCTGTCCACAATATGGAGATGCTGCGTTTGTTGACATTGTATTGATAAATGATGTATTGGTCAGTGATGTGTTTTTGAGACACTGGCCCTCATTTACCACATGAACGTACAGCAGAACACTGGGCATACGACCATATCTATGTTAGGATCAACATTTATCAATCTGGACATGAGCGTATTCATACGGTAAGATCAAATCTCACCACAGCTCTGACATCATGCAGCCATTTCGAGTCAGTGTGTATTTGCGTTGCAAAAGCAAAACCTGGCGGAGAGGGAGTCTCTGTCTGgacctggtggtggtggtggtggtggggggggggggggggggggggggttgctatTTACCCCCAATAAGGTGTGGAACATTATTGCAAAACATTGCATTGGTCAGTGAGTCTCTTTTATGTGCTGGAGCCACaagaggacctgaagaaccagggaccagcagaggcTCCCCTGGAGGCTGGGCTGAGAAGacagaacctgaagaaccagggaccagcagagcctggatTCTGTGACTGGCTGTTGACTGCCTCTGTGATCTTTTTCCAGACAGTGTGTTTCTGGCTCCTTTAGctccagtttttattcttccaaagagctcatCCTTATTAACCTCATATGTGAGTGGATCAAGTTCCAGCTCgaataatgttcttttttttgtttttttgccaagGTTTCTCCTCTGCATgcttgacctcagtgggcggggcttctgaaCCATGAATATTGAATGAAATCGACATTTTAATGATGATCGATTTCAGCTGCAGATTTATAAAGACCCAATCACTTACGTTGAGATCAGTTAAATACGAAAGTTTCATAAATCTTATGTGTGTCCTGTCGTACAGTCAGGTCAGTGCTCATTtctacggagcccctaaagggacacaaattttttttttgtttttttttaaagggagtttATCGTGCTCCCTTAAAACTTTTAAGAGAGCACATAAACAACTTTACATGCACACGTAAAACTTTCAAGAGAGCACATAAAGTTACTTACATGCACACATAAAATTTTTACGCGCAAGCGTAATGTTGTTTACATGAGCACGTAACATTTTTAAGGGAGCATGTAAAACTCCGCTCCCGTCCATGTACAGCCCAGATTTTGAGACCACGTTGTGTGTACACCTGtcacacgcatgcgccagagcgccactgCAAACATCTCCACCTTGATGATGGCTGGTCTTGATTCAGCGACACCGGCAGCGGATGGCATGGTTCATGGTTAAGAAGCCCCGCAATTTTGgctaaaaaagaaacttttctgagCTGGATatcgatcctctcaggtctgaggtggaggtaaataaggaggagctctgtggaagactaaaaactggaattaaaagtAGATACAAAAATGCTGTCTGGATGAAGATCATGGCTGCAGTGAACAGCGTCGCTGTGGACGAACCGACACCGGCTGGACAGAATATAGGTCCGTTACCCTGATATTACAAGTAATGAGGCTGACTTACTTAAACagctcatatttttattgtttcattaaatTATGTCTCATAGGCAGacaatattacaaataatgaggctgactcacttacacagctcatatttttattgttttgtttaattatgtctcataGCCAGACACCAGCTGCACCGTGGCCAGTGCAACCTCcttttctgtgctgcaccgcaaacccacactgactcaaacttgtGTACACGACCTGttgtgagatttcatctttccatacAATCACGATCATATTAATAAATAGAACataatagaatagactttatttacCTTACCATGGAGAGATGAACAGTTATAGAGGTTTGTAGAACACATGTGGCCATGGGGGTGCAAAAAAGCGATggaatgtgcaaataaagaataaaaataggTAAGAATGTGAATCTTAATAAGAATAATAGCAGAAATCTCAAAAAACATCTAACTTTATGTATAACaaatcttaaaatataacaggagctataatatattaaaatatgCACAAATTCCGATCTCGACTTTCATATGGCGGTTCACCCttttgctgctgtgtgagcGTTTCTTAAATGAGGGCCTGGGTGTCTTTCATAGatggagctacagcctgatggcttcacagactcacttttcaaagttagcttcggtccttgtttgtttgctgtagcgctctggcgcatgcgtataccgcagacctgccaacctgtacgcattttgcgtagcaggtacgcaatttgacattaaaatacgctggtacgctccgcctcattaaactacgcaaaaagctgcagacgtatgtgagcgctgttataaatgcggaccgtggacgttctcatgtctgacaacacgatgcagcagcagggctctgaagtgtcacgcatttcggtgtgttgtcacgcagtcacggcacacattgtatttgtcacgttgaaaaaaataccggtaaattaggctggtgcgccgcagctatggtaccgggaggaaacacatgtgctcccctcgtagtgctgcgacgttcaatgaacgagtcgttcgtttgaacggctctttcaagtgaacgacgagagccgattctcagctgtctgagagccgttcctttgtgcaaactgtccacgcttccttcacgtgtctcctgagtgtctcctgagtccagctgtctccgctgccttcatgtgaatgacggagtttcagttttccgccgcttgcttcagtcacctgaatgcagcagctaactagcggaggaggagtgttgcGAAACccgagaggagccggtgttttggaagaactgattccctattaactggcgactgggtttctttcacgtcccttgttgctgatagatgttaaaaaccagacaaaaagccgtgtccgaccttttatgagtctgatttcaacatctgctgctactagcagcagcagcaggaagtgctaaaggaagtcagtcaccagttagcaaggaaaccagttaatttgaaacaccgtattgacggctttataaaggttttagtaatggaacacacgcacgcatgcgcacacacagcataaaatgctcagttaaaggacacgtagcagcattttgaagctgttttctggGGACTACGTGCACggtcagccgcaatgtaatgtgtatcagaaaaacatctgttaaatagTTGTCATTAGTTGTCAAATTAAAGAaccaaatgaaaacttaaaatttaaaactgacagtgcccccccccccccccggtcgaCAACTGTCCCGGCAAGTGGTACTCCAAAAATTTTGCCAAGGTTGGCAGGAGGTCTGATACCGGTGCGACCGGCATATGTGCATCGCGGTCTCAAAATTTGGGCTGTGCTCGGACGTCCGCGGAGGGATCCGTTACGGACAGGGGCGGAGTTTTACGTGCTCCTTTGAAAGTTTTATGTGCTCACATAAACAACTTTAAGCGCGCACGTAAGTAACTTTACTGCTCCCTTAAAAGTTTTACATATGCACGTAAAGTTGCTTATGTGGTCCCTTAAAAATTTTAAGGCAGCACATAAAACTCCTTTTAAAGCAGtcctatgcaagatttgctttagcactacgctgtgaaatattaatgcaaaattaccaaattgagttgtttatgtgaagattgctaagacggaactacttactcaacatggcgtctgggcgtagtgatttcaaaagaaaaagtagttcccagtatttgcttcagtgtcgtaacgctacaatattatttgtaggtgttccacagcgtagtgaatgtgtggattataacgtgtccaccaaagtgttttgggattgttggattgtgtatttgatgagtttgacgagggggaacaaaaataccatccacttccattgtgtccgtcccgaaaaccttccccgactcacctctgaataaacaacagctcgccctcacaaaaacagtaagtatgctgtttgaaatgactaatgaattgcactaaatgggccaatttgccaaaatgttgaatgtcagactcagaaaaaaaaagcaaaaaaaaaacttgtgcaTCAAAACCAATTCTGCTGGTCTTATCTGCAACGCTCTGCGGGGAACTCCACTATTTCCTGCTCTCCGTTTTCACATGAAGTGAGAGTGCTGCAAGGGTAGGCCAGAGGGTCAAGCTTATGAGTCTCAGAGCACAGCCCCCATtggcgtttttgaaacttttttattttaacttttattcTCTGCGTCTTTcaattttactctttttttattccGAGAAATTTCGTGCCAAAAAATTCCATTACACCCCAAATAAACAGTGAATTAAATCTGATTCTGTTCAGTGTAATGCTTTATAAAATTTTGTCTTGTGAAAATTCCAAATTATTCTGAGGACTTGGAGAACAAAGTGTAATGTGGTAAGTAAATAGAAGCCTTTAATGTGAGTTTGTAGGAGTTCGGGTTCATTGTTCATTTCagtaaaaataactaaaaacatCACACTTGAGCTTTAATCTCACTCAactctttgtatttatttcagaaaGAAGAGTGGGAAACTGAAGACTGGCTACAAGCGGGACTTTGTGAACCTGGGCTGTGACGTGGACTTCGAGGGTCCCATCATTCACGCTGCTGCCGTGCTGGGCTACGAAGGCTGGATGGCCGGCTACCAGATGGCCTTCGACACAGCCAAATCCAAACTGACCCAGAACAACTTTGCTTTGGGGTACAAAGCGGGCGACTTCCAGCTGCACACCAACGTGTGAGTCACTTTCACCCCTCGACATGGTGTTTAGAACGCCCTTTTAGTGAGCAGGTGTACAGAAAACAGATATAGAATCAGTTACATAATTAAGAATACAATGTGAATAGCTTTCAGTACATGCCTGCAGATTAAAagtttttctatattttgtCTTTCAGTAACGACGGCACCGAGTTCGGTGGCTCAATCTACCAGAAGGTGAACGATGAGCTGGAGACAGCGGTCACTTTGGCGTGGACGGCCGGCAGCAACAACACTCGCTTCGGCATTGCCACCAAATACAAGCTGGACAAGGACGCCTCTCTGTCGGTGAGTCGGCTCCCCACACCTACCCTGAGCCTCGTGTCACCCCCCACCAAGCCCCCCCGTCAGTCCCCCCACTGACTCTGAGCCCCCGTtactcccccactgagccccTTGTTACTCCCCCTtactcccccactgagcccccgttactcccccactgagccccctGTTACTCCCCCTtactcccccactgagcccccgttactcccccactgagccccctGTTACTCCCCCTtactcccccactgagcccccgttactcccccactgagcccccgttactcccccactgagccccctGTTACTCCCCCTtactcccccactgagccccctGTTACTCCCCCTtactcccccactgagcccccgttactcccccactgagccccctGTTACTCCCCTtactcccccactgagcccccgttactcccccactgagcccccgttactcccccactgagccccctGTTACTCCCCCTtactcccccactgagcccccgttactcccccactgagccc is from Salarias fasciatus chromosome 7 unlocalized genomic scaffold, fSalaFa1.1 super_scaffold_4, whole genome shotgun sequence and encodes:
- the LOC115383091 gene encoding voltage-dependent anion-selective channel protein 2 isoform X1 encodes the protein MAVPPSYSDLGKSAKDIFSKGYGFGVVKLDLKTKSQSGVVEFNTSGSSNTDTGKASGSLETKYNMKDLGLSVNQKWNTDNTLATEVTVEDQLAQGLKVALDTSFVPNTGKKSGKLKTGYKRDFVNLGCDVDFEGPIIHAAAVLGYEGWMAGYQMAFDTAKSKLTQNNFALGYKAGDFQLHTNVNDGTEFGGSIYQKVNDELETAVTLAWTAGSNNTRFGIATKYKLDKDASLSAKVNNASLIGVGYTQSLRPGIKVTLSALIDGKNFNAGGHKVGMGFELEA
- the LOC115383091 gene encoding voltage-dependent anion-selective channel protein 2 isoform X3; amino-acid sequence: MAVPPSYSDLGKSAKDIFSKGYGFGVVKLDLKTKSQSGVEFNTSGSSNTDTGKASGSLETKYNMKDLGLSVNQKWNTDNTLATEVTVEDQLAQGLKVALDTSFVPNTGKKSGKLKTGYKRDFVNLGCDVDFEGPIIHAAAVLGYEGWMAGYQMAFDTAKSKLTQNNFALGYKAGDFQLHTNVNDGTEFGGSIYQKVNDELETAVTLAWTAGSNNTRFGIATKYKLDKDASLSAKVNNASLIGVGYTQSLRPGIKVTLSALIDGKNFNAGGHKVGMGFELEA
- the LOC115383091 gene encoding voltage-dependent anion-selective channel protein 2 isoform X4, coding for MEFNTSGSSNTDTGKASGSLETKYNMKDLGLSVNQKWNTDNTLATEVTVEDQLAQGLKVALDTSFVPNTGKKSGKLKTGYKRDFVNLGCDVDFEGPIIHAAAVLGYEGWMAGYQMAFDTAKSKLTQNNFALGYKAGDFQLHTNVNDGTEFGGSIYQKVNDELETAVTLAWTAGSNNTRFGIATKYKLDKDASLSAKVNNASLIGVGYTQSLRPGIKVTLSALIDGKNFNAGGHKVGMGFELEA
- the LOC115383091 gene encoding voltage-dependent anion-selective channel protein 2 isoform X2, whose protein sequence is MAVPPSYSDLGKSAKDIFSKGYGFGVVKLDLKTKSQSGVMEFNTSGSSNTDTGKASGSLETKYNMKDLGLSVNQKWNTDNTLATEVTVEDQLAQGLKVALDTSFVPNTGKKSGKLKTGYKRDFVNLGCDVDFEGPIIHAAAVLGYEGWMAGYQMAFDTAKSKLTQNNFALGYKAGDFQLHTNVNDGTEFGGSIYQKVNDELETAVTLAWTAGSNNTRFGIATKYKLDKDASLSAKVNNASLIGVGYTQSLRPGIKVTLSALIDGKNFNAGGHKVGMGFELEA